A window from Amblyomma americanum isolate KBUSLIRL-KWMA chromosome 7, ASM5285725v1, whole genome shotgun sequence encodes these proteins:
- the LOC144097916 gene encoding uncharacterized protein LOC144097916: MDVAAPYILILFALTALAALKAILLVHVYADYLCAVPTGSRWTSADNAASPLGSISSQGDATALWKRSMRRRQGSRLSTRASRTSSSVGGRSQISRNHSLLTNKSPSRSSIESLPACLEHWFQSNVHRQDTADGFSAEAAPQHEGTYEGIVFPTELRDRYSVSEGNKDSQCSRVDNQNAVHFSGMKTAVCRGQPFKDGSSDGLQGPEKREEFIKSAVSRKFSSPFLPESGLSGGAAEFYEGKTNAKRKNQQGMPLRCDGADIHKADSTLAVTSFQYHQDMSLQKTSTKESSSSKSTVPQVQTHVNSTEQQTQLSPPAQHRQDASQSTENARGCSVKDTNIRTAKAVPALASQWQEPLTLEDGRDPKGTSAGKIGNEKIVFGSADFKLGASQFKNPLQNRPLAAAERWQETNVSTGTCAQISQHKRAIIHRENTSQASLLDQNMPIFHTGAQAATVKENALQEGQNLSSVLAEEEDCVEEPRSDFPKLSMSGPVPVIEKRKASEGITNNNVPLQAIQSAATSTDANQTITLDIEDKVEKNSRQIKQSRKAGDARGHTQQEYQHGQ; this comes from the exons ATGGACGTTGCT GCACCCTACATCCTGATCCTATTCGCCCTCACAGCTTTAGCAGCCTTGAAG GCAATTCTTCTGGTCCATGTTTACGCCGACTATTTGTGTGCTGTTCCAACTGGGTCGCGCTGGACAAGTGCTGACAATGCGGCTTCTCCCCTGGGATCCATCAGCTCGCAAGGGGATGCCACCGCGCTGTGGAAGCGATCGATGCGAAGGCGACAAGGCTCTCGACTTTCCACGCGAGCAAGCCGGACGTCCTCGTCCGTAGGCGGACGATCGCAGATCAGCCGGAATCACTCACTACTGACAAACAAGTCGCCTAGTCGAAGCTCTATTGAAAGCCTTCCAGCTTGTCTTGAGCACTGGTTCCAGTCGAATGTTCATAGGCAAGACACCGCCGATGGTTTTTCAGCTGAAGCAGCACCACAGCACGAAGGTACATATGAAGGCATTGTCTTCCCCACAGAGCTTCGTGACAGATATAGTGTATCAGAAGGCAATAAGGACAGTCAGTGTTCACGAGTGGATAATCAAAACGCTGTGCACTTCTCTGGCATGAAGACAGCAGTGTGCCGTGGCCAGCCTTTTAAAGATGGCAGTTCTGACGGCCTGCAGGGGCCAGAAAAACGCGAAGAGTTCATCAAAAGCGCTGTCAGCAGAAAATTCTCTTCGCCATTTTTACCGGAATCCGGTTTGAGCGGAGGTGCAGCAGAATTTTACGAGGGGAAGACAAACGCAAAACGAAAGAACCAGCAGGGCATGCCTCTAAGATGTGACGGCGCTGATATCCACAAGGCTGATAGTACTTTAGCCGTTACCAGTTTCCAATACCACCAGGATATGTCCCTGCAAAAGACATCCACCAAAGAATCTTCGAGCAGCAAGAGTACAGTGCCCCAGGTACAGACTCATGTTAACAGCACTGAACAACAAACACAATTGTCGCCACCAGCACAGCACCGACAGGATGCATCTCAATCCACAGAAAACGCCAGGGGGTGCTCTGTGAAGGACACCAACATTAGAACTGCTAAAGCCGTCCCAGCGTTGGCCTCACAGTGGCAGGAACCTCTAACGCTTGAAGATGGTCGTGATCCGAAAGGCACTTCAGCCGGGAAGATTGGAAATGAGAAAATAGTCTTTGGTTCTGCAGACTTCAAGCTCGGGGCTAGTCAATTTAAGAATCCCCTTCAAAACCGCCCTTTGGCTGCAGCAGAGCGTTGGCAAGAAACCAATGTTTCCACTGGCACCTGTGCTCAGATCAGCCAGCATAAACGTGCTATTATACACCGGGAAAACACCTCTCAAGCTTCACTTTTAGATCAAAATATGCCCATTTTCCATACAGGAGCCCAAGCCGCAACTGTCAAGGAGAACGCATTGCAAGAGGGGCAAAACTTGAGCAGCGTCCTTGCTGAGGAGGAAGATTGTGTAGAAGAACCTCGGAGCGATTTCCCAAAATTATCAATGAGCGGCCCAGTACCTGTAATAGAGAAGCGAAAGGCGTCTGAAGGTATCACCAATAATAATGTGCCACTACAGGCAATACAGTCTGCAGCCACCTCGACGGACGCTAACCAGACAATTACATTGGATATTGAAGACAAAGTGGAGAAAAATTCGCGCCAGATCAAGCAGAGTCGTAAAGCTGGTGACGCCAGGGGGCATACACAACAAGAGTACCAACACGGGCAATGA